Genomic window (Canis lupus dingo isolate Sandy chromosome 6, ASM325472v2, whole genome shotgun sequence):
gggctccctgcatggagcctgcttctccctctgcctgtgtctccgcctctctctctcagcctgtgtctctcatgaataaataaataaaatattttaaaaaatgagtattacTATGGGCTGGCTAGATAGAGCCTCCTTGCTGGTTccctttaattcttttaatatctctATGACTAGACATTtgccattttagagataaggggACTAAGGGTCAAAGGGTTTAAAATTTGCTCAAGACCCATGACTAGCATATGGCTATCCATGGCTTGGATCCAGGTCTTTCTAACTCCGAAgcctattttatttctattgagaAAAATCATCTTCCCCAGAGATGTTTTTGGAAATGAGAATTTAGGAGTTTAACTTGTAAAAGGTAAGGCCAGATGGCCTATTAGGACTCTCCGTTATATCACTTTTTCATGTAGGTCCTAAGAAAAAATTTAGAGCTCCCCAAAGCAAAGACTCAGTAATCAGCTTGTCTGAGGACAAAGAAGCTAGGATGGCACCAAAGGGCCTGACCCCACCAGCTCATCTCGGGGTTTGTCCTGTGATGGGGACAGAAGGCTGGAAGTGTCTTCAGGAAGCTGGAAGTGTCCCTCCTGACGATGAAGCCTTCAGTGACCTGGATCTGGAGCAAATCCTGGAAGATGTTGGAAAAGAGCCAGAGCAGCTGGAGGAGCCGCAGTGTGGAGACGACCCCGGGGAGTTCACTTTGGCCTTCTTCGAGGAATAGCTTAGCTGTgtgctcctgcctccctgctgctctctcaCCCCCTTCCCTGTGAGCAGCAGAGAAAGCCCCTCAGAGGGTCCCTGAGAAGCTGCTACATGTGGGGTTTGTTGATCGCCACAGTCACAGCTGTGTTTATGTGTTAATAAACAGGTTACTGCTTTAAGTAGTTTGTCTCTAACTACATGCTCTCCTTtggcttccctccctctgctccgcTCTCTGTGGCGCATCCCTGTTTCTGTGGGAGGCCTGCACAGTAAAGGAATCTGGGAAGGCAGGGACACCCGAGTTCTGGGAGGAGGCTGTCAAGATGGGCAGGTCTGGGTTCAGACCCGGGCTCAGCCTTAATAGGTGTGCGGCTTTGAGAAAAGCACTAACTTATAGATCTCTTCACGCCTCAGGTGATTGTGACCAGTCCAGGGTCAGGTGGTTGGAGATGCTTAAATGAGGTTGTGCACTTCCCACGGAACATGCTGGTTCTGATGGTAGAGGAAGTAGAATGGGTAGATGGGGGGGCAGACCCTGGCTTCTGGGCTGGCTACTAGCATTTGGGGTTTATTGTTCCCTGCCTGGAGGCAGTCCCGGAACTCCAGTGCTGGAGGAGGGATCTGGGGTGGGAGCTGTTTATTATAGTTCATTTTTGGCAAGAGGCAAAAGACAGAAGTTGAAGGTGCTATCAGTTTTTTCCTTAGATGCTTTTGGGCAAATTCAACGGGTACTTTTATTCttgtgggcagggctgggaaggTGGAGAGGGCACTGGAGCAGAtggctctgtttctctgcagTCCTTGGTGGCCTTCCACACCCCCTGACTTCTGAGTCTTCTGTGTCTGGCCAGAGTTGTTATCAGAAGCTGTGACCCGCTCTGCAGCTTAGTCTAAGGAGGTCATCCTTCAATCCCACCCATTAGGCCTTTAGGATAGAGTATAGGGTCTCCTCCTGGGGGCTCTTCTTGGGAAGGGGGGGATGTGCTGCTGGTGAGGAGGAACTGGAGAGGGTAAGGGAGGCATAGAGGATGCCGCCATTATCCTGGGCTTCATCCTGGTGGAGAAGGCAGAAGGGGGTGAGACAGTGGAAGGGAAGCTGTCCCCACCTTAGGGAGTAATCCCACACCTAGGTGCTCCACACCTAAGTGACCACagtccctctcttccctccaccccagcttCTCCAAACTTCTCTTTGATTCCTTAAAGCTCTAGCTTGAGCTGCTTACCTTGGGGTCCAGCTTGGGGTCTGTTTGTTGTCCTAGAAAAAAACCAAGAagtgtgtgtatggggggtgTCAGGTGGCATGCTGGCCAGGGTAGAGAAATGGGCAGAGGCCTCCAGCAGTGAGGTCATCTGCTGAGTCAGGACCAGGGTCAGGCAGGAGGGATGGGTGGGTTACGTGTTTGAGCAGGGAGTGTTTGGGGAAGGTCAGGCCAAGATGGACAGCAGGGAGTGACAATATTaagaacttactttttaaaaaaatattttatttatttattcatgagagacagagagagaagcagagacacaggcagagggagaagtgggctcctttcatggagcctaatgtgggacttgatcccaggaccctgggatcccacctgggatcatgccctgagccaaaggtagatgcccatacgttgagccacccaggtgtcccaagaactTACTTTTAATCCCAATGTTCTCATACTTCTCCTCAGTATTTTGGAGGGATCCCCTGTAtaggaagaaggtaggaagtgtatTAGAGGCTGTGCAGAAGAGAGTTCAAATCTGTGTGGGGCTGGTTCTCTGTGTGGGGCCTCTGTGACCCCCTGACAGTCTCAGATGAGCTATGGTTTGAGACTCTCAGGAGGTCTCCTGGAAGGTTGAGAGTCAGTTTGCAGTGTAGCCAGTAGAGATCCCGAGGGCCCATTGAAGGCGGATGgtcctggagaagcagacttcttggaAGAGCCATGAAAAGGGTGAAGTCCTGTCTGCTGCATGGTATTGGTACAGACTGGAGAATGAACACCAGCTCCACCCATCTCAGGTCTTCTGGTGGGTTCCCAggtgagaagggagggagggggagttggagagaaagaaagaagttgagAAGATGGActggagagaaggggaggtgggaaggtaaagaggaagaaacctccagagagagggagggaaggagggaggctaGGAGCTGAGGAGGGAAGTGGCTCAGAAAAAAGAGACGCACActggatatttgcaaatgacgtatcagataaagggctagtttcgaagatctataaagaacttattaaacttaacagcaaagaaacaatccaatcatgaaatgggcaaaagacatgcacagaaatctcacagaggaagacatagacatggccaacaagcacatgaggaattgctccacatcacttgccatcagggaaatacaaatcaaaacaacaatgagataccacctcacaccagtgagaatggggaacattaacaaggcaggaaaccacaaatgttggagaggatgtggagaaaggggaaccctcctgcactgttggtgggaatgtgagctggtgcagcctctctggaaaactgtgtggaggttcctcaaagagttaaaaatagacctgccctatgacccagcaattgcactgttggggatttaccccaaagatacagatgcaatgaaacgccgggacacctgcaccccgatgtttatagcagcaatggccacgatagccaaactgtggaaggagcatcggtgtccatcgaaagatgaatggataaagaagatgtggtttatgtatacaatggaatattcctcagccattagaaacgacaaatacccaccatttgcttcgatgtggatggaactggagggtattatgctgagtgaagtaagtcaatcgagaaggacaaacataatatggtctcattcatttggggaatgtaaaaaatagtgaaagggaataaaggggaagggagaaaaaatgagtgggaaatatcagaaagggagacggaacatgaaagactcctaactctgggaaatgaactaagggtggtggaaggggaggtaggcggggggtgggggtgggggtgggtggggggttggtggggtgggggtgactgggtgacaggcactgaggtgtgggcacttgacgggatgatcactgggtgttattctatatgttggaaaattgaacaccaataaaaaatacatttatttaaaaaaataaagtatatgtaaaaaaaaagagatgcgcactgggaaaggaggaggagagcagTGACAGGTGCCCTGTGCTTTTCCCATGAGGAACTTCCTGTTTCCCAAGAGGACAAGCTCTCACCTGGCTACGGTTCTGGCTGTAGTCTGTAGACCTGTAGAGGAACAGCAGCGTGTCAGGGTGCCATCCATGGAGGGcatctctcctccctgccttcctgctcTGTGTGCTCTGAGACCAACCCCTAGACCAACCCCAAGAGAGACCAGGGCAGTGGAGCAGCTCTGTTGGACCCACCTGGGACTCAGAGTGACACCTGCTGGCACTCTGAGGCTGCTCAACCCTGTCCTCAACACCAAATCAGGAGAACAGCTCTTGCCTGCAcctattctctctctgtctctgtctgtctgtctgtctgtctgtctttctctttgtcaacttttccctttgcttccttcccccttccttgaCTTCCCCAAGCATCCCTCAACCTTGCTCCTTCCACTGCTGAGGCCCTGCCCACCgatccctctccttccacccttgTCTCAGACTCACTGAACCCTCCTGCCCTGACACACTGGCTTTTTGTGATTTCCTGAGCGGCAGCtgtttctctcctgctttgtgaACCTCATGGCTGGGGCCTGGGTCTGCACTGTAGcctgttcctccccaccctcccccactgAATCCCACCAGTCTCCCCAccgccctctcccctcctcatcctcctgtgtctctctgcagCATTTCCCAAGGACTGGCCCCTGGTTCACAGACAtcccctccaccacccaccaccaTCCCAGGAGGTCCCTATCATCCACGGAGACAACCCTCTGAACACATGGGACTCCATGTCCCCCAAACTCCACGGACTTCCACTCTGCCATaccctggacttttttttaaatctctgggaCTGAGAACTCCGAAAGATCAGCATCATCTTTATGCTACAACTTTGTTTCCTTCCAGCTTTTTCTTACCATCATCCTGCTTGCTATACCTGTGCTTTGACTCCCTGCCCCTGAACTCTTGCCCCTTAATAAGCCACTTTCTTTCAGACTATCCAAGCTCCCTGCTGACCCTCTACTGTCCACTTCTGCCCTCTTACTAGCTCCTTGACCTTCCATGTTCCCCTGTCCTTAGGCCACACTTAGCTGACACATCTCTCATTCTGGATGTGGCCTATGGCAGGGAATGCCATTTGCTTACCCAAtatccattcatttcttcttccttagtTAGAGAACCTTGACTTTGTTTTGGGTGGCAGTGTGCTCCCCTGCTGATAGATGTGGACATCTGATGACatcctagccaataggattcaaggGGAAGTTGTGGGTAGGATTTTCAGGAAGATTCTTTAAAAGGAGGACGGACAGATGCAGCATGGttttttgtctcttcttcctccctcctgtttCCTGCCTAGATTCAGAAATAATGGCTGGAGTCTGAGCAGCCATCTTGGACCAGGAGGCAACCTTCAGGATAGAAGCCAGTAGTCAGGGCAGTGAGCAGGATGATAGAAGCTGGAGTGCCTGAGGACAGTGGCCTCTGCTGTCTGCCTCCTCATCCTTTAATATGAGGGGAAACAAGAAACTCTGTCTTGTTCAAGCTCTGTTACTTTTAGCCTCTGACACCAGCAGGTGAACATAACTTCTAACCAACAGATTCTAGAAGTTTCTAAAGCTGCATGGTTGAATACTGCTGGGGGAAATATGATCCTGTGCAGCGATGCTTTTACAgagttcttaaattccaccttcCATTTCCTCAGTGACTATCACATCTCTTCAACTCTGACCCTCATCCTCACTCTAGAGACAACCACTCTAGAGTGGTTTTTCCTCTGCGGAATGAAAAACTGTTTGTATAGGATTgagtttatcaatatttttattcacGGCTTTCAGGTTTTATGTCATACTTAGGGAGGTCATGTCCACTCCATGGTTATGAGATGGTCTCACATGCTTTCTTCTAGTACTGGGATTATTTTCCCCCTTCATTTAACTCTTTGATTGATCTccatggaatttattttggtgcaAATTATGAAATAACATTAGTTTCTCAAATGGCTGCTCAACTGTTCCGGCACCATGTATTGAATGACTCACCTTCCCATTGGTGAGACATGCTACTTTCTAGCCTACTGAACTCTCATCTATATTTGGGTCTGTTTTCCTTCTGTCTGTATTTGGGGTATTTTCTTTGGGTCCATTGGTTTATCTGTGTATGACTATGATGGTatcaaattgttttaattattgcaGCTTAATAATTATAAGTGCTAATGCTCATCATATAGTCCTTATTCTGTGCCAGGATCTATTCTCAATGTATTACATTTAATTGTCATGACAAACCCCAgagtaagtactattattattctcattttagaatGAGATGAGTGAGCTGAGGCACAGAGTCATACTACCATGGCACCAGAGTTTACTCTGCCAGGATTTGACTGCAGGCAGTCCAGATTCTATGCTCTTCACCTCTGTGCTTTAATATCTGTTAGGGCTAATCTCCTCTCATTGAAAATTTTCTTGGAGGAATTTCAGATCGTTACTGGAGGGTGTTGGGGTGTGACTAATTAATGCGTCTAGCCCTGTCCTCTGTTTTAGCTATAGATGCATATATCCAAATTTCTGATGAACAAGTCTAGTCAGGTGCCACACAGGCAACTCTAACCTATCCCAAACTAAAGAACCATCATTCTCCCCCAAACATGGCCTTTGACCTCCTGTGTTCTCTAATTTGCTTGATGGTTTCACCGTGGACTCATTCACCCAAGTTCTTCCCACTCCCTCAGCTCTACACCAATCTAATCACCAAGTCTTACTGGTTTTCCCTTGATGGCTGTTCCAGGGTctggctctctccctccatccactGCATTAGACtggccccacctgcccacctcccacccctgcacCGCAGACTGATGTGTCTGCAAGGTAAAGCTGAGATTGCCATTTCCCTGTTTCATGTTGCCTCTGGAATCAGAAGCTCCTGGGTGTGACTTACAAGGTTCTCTTCTCCCATCTCCAGCCTCCACAGCACTGAGCTACTTAGAGTTCCCACACCGATTTCCTGTGCCTGCATAGTCAGTGACCTCTTCACCACACTCACCATCTGCCTGGGTAATTCGCTTATATTCTTTGAGACTTTTGCAGGGTCACTTCCTATGGGAAGTCCTCCATGatttctctccttccatcttACCACAGCTCTTTCCATATGAGGGAGTCACTCCCTCCACCACTGAGTTCCTTGAAAGCAGGACCTATGCTTTATTTACATTTGTAATCTCCAATTACAGGCCAGACCTTGGGAAATAGGCCCTCAACCAGTGCTTGCTGAGCCGAGCCAACTTCCTGTCCCTCTGTTCTTTCCTTACTCTTCCCAGAAAACTTCTTCCCATGAACCAAAAGGTAAGGATTGCAGAGAAATTATTAACTCAAGCCACAAAAACTAGAAAATGATCAGATTTGTGGAGAGAGATTGGTTtggagcaatggttctcaaagttgGTCACATACAGACAACACTTGATGggatctttaaaaatgtagattcccAAGCCCAGACCTCAAGGCCAGCtgggatttgcatttttaaatgcagaaCGCCCTGGGGTCATTCTGATGATGCTGGTTCCGAGAAAGAGTTGGGAAGCTtgaggagggggtggtggtggcccAGAACCACTTACCTTTGCTTCCCTTCCACCGGAGGTAGAGGATCAGTCCCAAAATTACAATTATGAGCACAGCACCAGCCCCAACAGCAGCTCCCACACTCAGGGGTAAAGATGCTGAGCTCCTATTCCCCTCCAAGACACTGAGTCCAGTGGTGGTGGCAGCGGCCGTGGTGGTGGCAGTGCTTGTGGGGCCCTCGGTGGTTGTCTTGGGAGCTGAGAAGACACACGAATTTAGCAGATTCTCCCCTATAGGACTGGAGGTTATGGATGAAACTGTCACATTGTGTTCCCATTTTGGGGAATattgaggatgtggagcaactctCTGAAGCTCTCACACAGGGAGGGGGTAATGAATGCACATCACCCAACTTAATCCTGACTCTACCTCTGATTAAGTGGTGTGACCTCAGAACCTCATTTCATTGCCAACAAATAGGGATCACTAAATCACAGgattataaaaaacatttttcattgtggtaaaCTATAGGTAACACAAAATGTACTGTTTTAACcacatttaagtatatatattcagtggcattaagtatattcagaTTATTGTGCAAGCATCACCAGTATCCTtatccagaactttttcattttctcagactgaaactctgtccccattaaacagtCACTATGCACCTCCTCTCCTAGCCCTTGGCACTTACTggtctgttttctgtctttatgaatttgactgctCTAAGAACCTCTTATAAGTGGAaccaaatggtatttgtcatttctgggtTGTTTTAATAAGTGAGAAAACATCTGTGGAGCACCTAGtatttattagaaatatgtttttaagattaaattaatatatatcgAACTTACTACAAAAAGATTTTACCATTATAGATATTTAATGCACTGATAGAATACAAAGCCACAGGAAAAAATTCAACTATAATAAAATCTTCGGGTTAGGGTGGACCAAATTTTGTCGACCCTCATTAGAAaggaataataacattttttaattgagataaaaattttaaagccttaAAGAAATGTCTATAACAtgttatttagagaaataaaaaccagaggaacacatatttttattaaaacatccTAGAATATGACCAAAGCCACATTCTAAGCCAAGTTCATAGTATTAAgtgcttttattatttcaaacaagaagaaatttgtaaAACAAACTGAATATCCAATTCCTTAGAAAAAGTATCCAAACCAGAAAGAAGCCAGCCCTAAAAAAACCTCAGAAGATAAATGTAATGAAACCTACGTAGGAATAAATTTATCAGGAAACAAGACAATAGAAATAAATGCAGGAAGTGGTTAtttaggggaaaaacaaacaaaacaaacaagaaacaaacaagaaaagagacAAGACTCTTGCAAACCTAACAAGAGTCTCTTGAAATCATTTGTGAGTATGTGCTCAATTATAGATTGATAAATTTTAAAGACTCTGAATTGGATGATTTtctgaagtaaatatttttgaaaatggagTTAAGAAGTAGTACACTTTCAGTGATAGgtaaacaaaaaagtaagaactctaggggtacctggctagGTCAATCAAatagcatgagactcttgattttggggtcatgagtttgagccccacatccagaaTAGATTCTgctaaaaattaacttgaaaaaaaagtgagaattcTATTAAAGAACTACCTATCAATAAGGATTCCAAGCTCAGGAGGTATTATGGGCAAATTATTGTGAAAATTTAAGGAACGATTAATTCCCAGATAATTCTAGAACACagagaaatatggaaaatgatGCAATTCTaattcatttcataaaatgaTGACATAATCCTGATGCTAATAACcgttcatatct
Coding sequences:
- the PILRA gene encoding paired immunoglobulin-like type 2 receptor alpha isoform X1 — protein: MSLSLLLPQLLLLLLTTLQAGNSARCDPKMDFRMDQPEHLSAPKGGTVHINFTFYYCGALAKDPRVSIALKRTHFHGEVIYNSTRHFVHEDYKDRIILNLPEGQKSGFLQILNLREEDENMYFCRVQLKTQRFGLQVWQSILGTKLTINLAPKTTTEGPTSTATTTAAATTTGLSVLEGNRSSASLPLSVGAAVGAGAVLIIVILGLILYLRWKGSKGLQTTARTVARGSLQNTEEKYENIGIKRQQTDPKLDPKDEAQDNGGILYASLTLSSSSSPAAHPPLPKKSPQEETLYSILKA